The genomic segment GAGGGCGAGAAGCGCACCGTCTACGAGCTCGAGGTCGACGAGATCGGCCCGTCGCTGCGGTATGCCACGGCCAAGGTGCAGCGGATGAACCGCTCCGGCGGTGGCGGGGGCGGCGGCTTCGGCGCCTCCGGTGGTGGCGGCGGTGGAAACCGTCAGCAGTCCAGCAACGGTGGCGGCGGAGGAAACAACTTCGACGACCCGTGGGCGACGGCGGCTCCGGCCTCCAGCAGCGGCGGCCGCTCCGGCGGCGGCGGCAACAACTCCTCGTTCGACGACGAGCCTCCCTTCTAGCCCGCAGGGTCACTGACCCCAGGGCTTACTGAGTTCAGGAGTAAGAGCAATGGCTAAGGCTGCGGCGCTTCGCAAGCCGAAGAAGAAGGTGAACCCGCTCGACAAGGACGGGATCACCTACATCGACTACAAGGACACCGCCCTGCTGCGGAAGTTCATCTCCGACCGGGGCA from the Paractinoplanes abujensis genome contains:
- a CDS encoding single-stranded DNA-binding protein; this translates as MAGETVITVVGNLTDDPELRFTPSGAAVAKFRIASTPRTMDRESGQWKDGEPLFLACNIWRDAAEHVAESLQRGSRVIVQGRLRQRSYETREGEKRTVYELEVDEIGPSLRYATAKVQRMNRSGGGGGGGFGASGGGGGGNRQQSSNGGGGGNNFDDPWATAAPASSSGGRSGGGGNNSSFDDEPPF
- the rpsR gene encoding 30S ribosomal protein S18; translated protein: MAKAAALRKPKKKVNPLDKDGITYIDYKDTALLRKFISDRGKIRARRVTGVTSQQQRQIARAVKNAREMALLPYTATAR